One part of the Rhodococcus oxybenzonivorans genome encodes these proteins:
- a CDS encoding helix-turn-helix domain-containing protein, giving the protein MTASQNVARAPILIGRPGHVRLHLRRQPELALSDMARRADLPVPTTHRLAADLLDWGALERDAAAATTSGSACGRSPPCPRGLVLRELALPVMEDLTQITHENVQLGVRDGTVTCSSVKQRLR; this is encoded by the coding sequence GTGACAGCATCGCAGAACGTGGCACGGGCGCCCATCCTGATCGGACGCCCCGGCCACGTTCGTTTACACCTCCGCCGCCAACCCGAACTCGCCCTCAGCGATATGGCCCGGCGCGCCGACCTGCCGGTGCCCACCACCCACCGGCTCGCCGCCGACCTGCTCGACTGGGGCGCCCTCGAACGCGACGCCGCGGCCGCCACCACATCGGGCTCCGCCTGTGGGAGATCGCCTCCCTGCCCCCGCGGGTTGGTACTGCGCGAGCTGGCGCTTCCCGTGATGGAGGATCTCACCCAGATCACCCACGAGAACGTCCAACTCGGCGTCCGGGACGGGACTGTCACTTGCTCCTCTGTCAAGCAGCGGCTGCGGTGA
- a CDS encoding transposase has translation MHSKDAFARHNGTAPLPVWSSNRARHRLSRTGNRQLNAAIHRIALTQARCHPDARALLARRKASGDGGMEALRILKRRLSDVVFTAMAADLSLMVTAAAA, from the coding sequence ATGCACTCCAAGGATGCGTTCGCACGGCACAACGGCACCGCGCCGCTTCCAGTATGGTCGTCGAACCGCGCTCGACATCGACTCTCGCGCACCGGGAACCGTCAGCTCAATGCCGCAATCCATCGCATCGCACTCACTCAGGCCCGCTGTCATCCCGACGCGCGAGCACTGTTGGCACGTCGCAAGGCCAGCGGCGACGGTGGAATGGAAGCACTCCGCATCCTCAAACGCAGACTCTCGGACGTCGTCTTCACAGCGATGGCCGCAGATCTATCACTGATGGTCACCGCAGCCGCTGCTTGA
- a CDS encoding enoyl-CoA hydratase/isomerase family protein — protein sequence MSSTRDSAADSRTPATNSVLVTRSGAILTLTINRPHRKNALDEAAFTRLREELRNAGADETVRAVVLTGAGGDFCSGADLAGEKEPRHPLNRMRWMGDIAEALHHLPQPTVARVEGVAVGAGCNLALGCDLVVASTTARFSEIFPRRGMSVDFGGSWLLPRVVGLQQAKRLAFLGEIIDAHEALRIGIATWVKAPDELDHFVLDLATRLASGPPIALAQSKVMINQASSSTFREALEGESRAQLINFATDEPLASRAFLDKTEPTFEGTWQL from the coding sequence GTGAGTTCTACACGTGACAGCGCCGCTGATTCGCGGACACCCGCAACGAATTCCGTACTCGTCACGCGAAGCGGCGCGATACTCACACTGACGATCAATCGGCCCCATCGCAAGAATGCTCTCGACGAGGCCGCTTTCACCCGACTTCGGGAAGAGCTCCGAAACGCAGGAGCCGACGAGACCGTCCGTGCTGTCGTCCTGACAGGGGCCGGAGGGGACTTCTGTTCCGGCGCCGACCTTGCAGGTGAGAAGGAGCCGCGACACCCTCTGAACCGGATGCGCTGGATGGGTGACATCGCCGAGGCGTTGCATCACTTGCCGCAACCGACTGTGGCCAGAGTCGAAGGAGTCGCGGTGGGAGCCGGTTGCAATCTCGCGCTCGGATGCGATCTGGTTGTCGCCTCCACCACGGCACGCTTCTCCGAGATCTTCCCCAGACGCGGAATGTCAGTCGATTTCGGCGGCTCGTGGCTCCTGCCTCGCGTCGTAGGGCTTCAGCAGGCGAAGCGACTGGCCTTCCTCGGCGAGATCATCGATGCCCACGAGGCACTGCGGATCGGAATTGCGACCTGGGTGAAGGCACCGGACGAGCTCGACCACTTCGTCCTGGACCTGGCTACTCGGCTGGCCAGCGGTCCTCCCATCGCGCTTGCACAGTCCAAGGTGATGATCAACCAAGCGAGCAGCTCGACATTCCGTGAGGCCTTGGAAGGTGAGTCCCGTGCCCAGCTGATCAACTTCGCGACCGACGAGCCCTTGGCATCGCGGGCGTTTCTCGACAAGACCGAACCCACATTCGAAGGGACCTGGCAATTATGA
- a CDS encoding tautomerase family protein, producing the protein MPYWEIFTPENAFTPEDKEQLSEAITSIYVDYVNLPPFYVVVLFKDMPKETMYVGGKANNNFVRIRLDHIARQMETAEVRALMMTVAEEKLAPFIKERGYDWEIHIDETPMDLWRTQGLVPPPPESDMEKLWAKENRPIPYDVAAS; encoded by the coding sequence ATGCCGTACTGGGAGATCTTCACCCCCGAGAACGCCTTCACCCCCGAGGACAAGGAGCAGCTGTCCGAGGCGATCACGTCGATCTACGTGGACTACGTCAACCTGCCACCGTTCTACGTGGTCGTCCTGTTCAAGGACATGCCGAAGGAGACGATGTATGTCGGGGGAAAGGCGAACAACAACTTCGTCCGGATCCGACTCGATCACATCGCCCGGCAGATGGAGACCGCAGAGGTTCGCGCACTGATGATGACAGTGGCCGAGGAGAAGCTCGCGCCCTTCATCAAGGAGCGCGGCTACGACTGGGAGATCCACATCGACGAGACCCCCATGGACCTCTGGCGCACGCAGGGTCTCGTGCCGCCACCGCCGGAGTCGGACATGGAGAAGCTCTGGGCCAAGGAGAACCGACCCATTCCGTACGACGTCGCTGCCTCGTGA
- a CDS encoding alpha/beta hydrolase: MPREDIEFSADNVTLRGWFFPAEGAQSKCPVVVMVHGLSAVKEMYLDDYAESFSQAGLNVLVYDHRNFGASDGAPRQHIDSMTQARDLRHAITYATGREDVDPGRVGIWGSSHGGGLVLSVAAVDRRVRAVVAQVPFISGSGQMTRLVRPDFLPTVRAQLDDERRNLYHGGEPTLMPAVDADPLAPALMSSVESWEFFTKTAQDRAPSWRNEVTLGSLERIVEFEPGDGIHRISPTPLLMIVADQDISAYAELAFEAYERALQPKQLVVLPCGHFDVYTGAAFEASSKAACEHFVRALA; this comes from the coding sequence ATGCCACGTGAGGATATTGAATTCTCAGCGGACAATGTCACCTTGCGCGGGTGGTTCTTTCCCGCGGAAGGGGCCCAGTCCAAGTGCCCAGTGGTGGTGATGGTCCATGGACTGTCCGCCGTCAAGGAAATGTATCTCGATGACTACGCCGAGTCCTTTTCCCAAGCGGGACTGAACGTTCTGGTGTACGACCACCGAAACTTCGGCGCGAGCGACGGCGCTCCGCGCCAGCACATCGATTCGATGACCCAGGCCCGCGACCTTCGGCACGCCATCACGTATGCGACTGGCCGCGAGGACGTCGACCCCGGCCGTGTCGGCATCTGGGGATCCAGCCATGGCGGCGGCCTCGTGCTGAGCGTGGCCGCGGTCGATCGTCGGGTGCGAGCCGTTGTCGCTCAGGTCCCCTTCATCAGCGGGTCCGGCCAGATGACGCGGCTCGTTCGTCCGGACTTCCTGCCAACGGTGCGCGCCCAGCTGGACGACGAACGACGCAACCTCTACCACGGCGGGGAGCCCACGCTGATGCCGGCCGTGGACGCCGATCCGCTGGCTCCCGCGCTGATGTCCAGCGTCGAATCCTGGGAGTTCTTCACCAAAACCGCGCAGGACAGGGCTCCGTCCTGGCGCAATGAGGTGACCCTCGGTTCCCTCGAGCGGATCGTCGAGTTCGAGCCCGGCGATGGAATCCACCGGATCTCACCGACCCCACTACTGATGATCGTGGCTGACCAAGACATCAGTGCGTACGCAGAACTTGCCTTCGAGGCCTACGAACGGGCCCTGCAGCCCAAGCAGTTGGTCGTGCTGCCTTGTGGCCACTTCGACGTCTACACGGGTGCCGCGTTCGAAGCGTCGTCAAAGGCTGCGTGCGAACACTTTGTGCGCGCCCTGGCGTAG